A single region of the Alkalibacter saccharofermentans DSM 14828 genome encodes:
- the tilS gene encoding tRNA lysidine(34) synthetase TilS, with amino-acid sequence MERMILNYIRQNEMICRGDTVVAGISGGADSMALLHILKEFSKSNYIKIIAAHINHNLRGGESDLDEMLVRDYCDNNGIQLKVLSADIKGFCAFKGLSLEEGGRIVRYNFFNLIKRRNGSVKVATGHHKDDQVETVLMRIIRGTGINGLKGIDPVREDGVIRPLLLARKSDILNYCHEKSIPYRHDASNMETDYHRNSIRHELMPLLKKYNPIIDESIANLSKIAREYEEHITAEVDEIWHKYKDKASISYNELSREAPLMQKKVLLRKYKEICDNIKFQHAHLEKAVEKIGDKEDTTWTVSLPNDFLLRRSYDKITVESKKTNRATPYFEYKIYPGKSYVLSKIKIVVETALKKNDKKQKKPEKQGEFLFDYDKIIAIGEHIVLRQRKPGDRIRPLGHKNKRKIKEILIDNKIPSDNRDSILVFEVGNEIIWLAGIAASEEFKVTEDTKKIMRLAFYKIQEEINA; translated from the coding sequence GGAAAGAATGATTTTGAATTACATACGGCAAAATGAAATGATTTGCAGGGGAGATACTGTTGTTGCAGGCATTTCTGGGGGGGCGGATTCCATGGCCCTTTTACATATTCTAAAAGAATTTAGCAAAAGCAACTACATAAAAATAATCGCCGCCCACATAAACCACAATTTAAGGGGCGGAGAATCAGACTTGGACGAAATGCTCGTCAGGGATTACTGCGATAATAACGGAATACAGCTTAAGGTGTTAAGCGCAGACATCAAGGGGTTTTGTGCATTTAAAGGACTATCTCTCGAAGAGGGGGGTAGAATAGTGCGCTATAACTTCTTCAACTTAATCAAAAGGAGAAACGGTTCCGTAAAAGTAGCTACTGGACATCACAAGGACGATCAGGTGGAAACTGTTTTGATGAGGATAATAAGAGGTACGGGCATTAACGGACTCAAGGGGATAGACCCGGTAAGAGAGGATGGGGTAATACGACCTTTGCTGTTGGCACGTAAAAGTGATATTTTGAATTATTGCCACGAAAAGTCAATCCCATACCGTCATGATGCTTCCAATATGGAAACGGATTATCACCGAAACAGCATAAGGCATGAATTGATGCCGCTTTTAAAAAAGTATAACCCTATAATTGATGAGAGCATTGCGAACCTGTCGAAAATTGCAAGGGAGTACGAAGAGCATATAACTGCAGAGGTTGATGAGATTTGGCATAAGTATAAAGACAAGGCAAGCATAAGCTACAATGAATTATCAAGAGAAGCACCGCTGATGCAAAAAAAAGTTCTGTTAAGAAAATATAAAGAAATTTGCGATAACATTAAATTTCAACACGCACATCTTGAAAAGGCTGTGGAAAAGATTGGAGACAAAGAAGATACTACTTGGACAGTGTCATTGCCGAATGATTTTCTTTTGCGCAGATCCTACGACAAGATAACTGTAGAATCAAAAAAAACAAACCGGGCAACGCCCTATTTTGAATATAAGATTTATCCCGGAAAAAGCTACGTCCTTTCCAAGATAAAAATCGTGGTAGAAACGGCACTGAAAAAAAACGATAAAAAACAAAAAAAACCTGAAAAACAAGGGGAATTTCTCTTCGATTATGATAAAATTATTGCGATTGGAGAACATATCGTTTTAAGGCAGAGAAAGCCTGGAGACAGGATAAGACCTCTAGGGCATAAAAATAAAAGAAAAATTAAAGAGATATTAATTGATAATAAGATACCGTCCGATAATAGGGACAGCATACTTGTGTTTGAAGTCGGCAACGAGATTATCTGGCTGGCAGGCATAGCGGCAAGCGAGGAATTCAAAGTCACCGAAGATACTAAAAAAATAATGCGCTTAGCGTTTTATAAAATCCAGGAGGAAATAAATGCTTAA
- the hpt gene encoding hypoxanthine phosphoribosyltransferase — MLNDIKDVLIDEKTLKKRVSELGKELAEEYKGKNPLVICVLKGSVLFMSDLVQSMDIPLEIDFMAISSYGTGTRSSGEVRILKDLDKSVEGRDLLIIEDIVDSGLTLSYLIKIFKDRNTNSIKVCSLLDKPERRISEVEIDFVGFAVPDEFVVGYGLDFAEKYRNLPFIGVLKEEVYV; from the coding sequence ATGCTTAACGATATTAAAGATGTGTTGATTGATGAAAAAACCCTGAAGAAAAGGGTCAGCGAACTTGGGAAGGAGCTGGCAGAGGAATACAAAGGCAAAAATCCTTTGGTAATCTGCGTGCTGAAAGGGTCTGTTTTATTTATGTCTGATCTGGTTCAAAGCATGGACATACCTCTGGAAATAGATTTTATGGCCATATCCAGCTACGGAACCGGAACCCGAAGCTCAGGTGAAGTGAGAATATTGAAGGATTTAGATAAAAGCGTCGAAGGCAGGGATTTGTTGATAATAGAAGATATCGTCGACAGTGGTCTGACGCTATCTTATCTGATCAAGATATTCAAAGATAGAAACACAAACTCTATTAAGGTATGCAGTCTATTGGACAAACCAGAGAGAAGAATCTCGGAGGTCGAAATAGATTTTGTGGGCTTTGCCGTGCCGGATGAATTCGTCGTGGGCTATGGACTTGATTTTGCCGAGAAGTACAGAAACCTCCCATTTATAGGGGTTTTAAAGGAAGAAGTATACGTCTAG
- the ftsH gene encoding ATP-dependent zinc metalloprotease FtsH, translating to MNKYLRMISFYMIVLLIIILAVTTINTGQSDVDIISYDELVTGITNNSVEEINVNIDRYKVEGTMNDGTEFISIVIPSSFTEFINGHIQGGGEINISYLEPEQTPWWVTILPTLFLVVLMVVFFLMFTQQSGGGGGKVMSFGKSKARLHTPSKKGVTFKNVAGADEEKEELEEIVDFLKSPVRYLELGARIPKGVLLVGPPGTGKTLLARAVAGESGVPFFSISGSDFVEMFVGVGASRVRDLFETAKKNSPCIIFIDEIDAVGRQRGAGLGGGHDEREQTLNQLLVEMDGFGDNEGIIMIAATNRPDILDPALLRPGRFDRQVVVGRPDVKGREEILKVHIKDKPLEDEIELRTIAKSTPGFTGADLENIMNESALLAARKRKKKIGMQELEEAIKRVIAGPEKKSRLITEHDRKITAVHEAGHAIVMRVLPNCDEVHEISIIPRGMAAGYTLALPENDNSHISKAKLADEIAGLLGGRAAEKIVLDDICTGATNDIERATEMARKMVTEFGMSDYLGPMTFGSKHDEVFIGKDLARSRNYSEEVAAAIDKEIRTIIDNAYKKALKILEDNRDKLEKVSEVLLEKETMNSLEFNELFSE from the coding sequence TTGAACAAATATTTGCGGATGATCAGCTTTTATATGATAGTTCTTCTTATCATAATACTGGCTGTAACAACTATAAACACAGGTCAAAGCGACGTTGATATCATATCATACGATGAATTGGTAACAGGCATAACCAATAACTCAGTTGAAGAGATAAACGTGAATATAGACCGATACAAAGTCGAAGGTACAATGAATGACGGAACTGAATTCATAAGTATAGTCATACCAAGTTCCTTTACCGAATTTATAAACGGCCACATACAAGGTGGTGGAGAAATCAACATATCCTATCTGGAACCAGAGCAGACTCCGTGGTGGGTTACCATACTTCCCACACTGTTTTTAGTGGTCCTGATGGTAGTGTTTTTCTTGATGTTTACTCAGCAGTCCGGTGGAGGCGGGGGCAAAGTGATGTCCTTTGGAAAAAGCAAGGCCAGACTGCATACGCCTTCTAAGAAGGGCGTTACTTTTAAGAATGTGGCAGGAGCGGATGAGGAAAAGGAAGAGCTTGAAGAAATAGTAGATTTTCTTAAGTCTCCTGTCAGATATCTAGAGCTTGGAGCCAGAATACCTAAAGGTGTTCTCCTAGTGGGTCCTCCGGGAACTGGTAAGACCCTTTTGGCAAGAGCAGTTGCCGGTGAATCGGGAGTTCCTTTTTTCAGCATTAGTGGATCTGATTTTGTGGAAATGTTCGTAGGCGTAGGAGCTTCAAGGGTTAGAGATCTGTTCGAAACTGCCAAGAAAAACTCGCCTTGTATAATTTTCATTGATGAAATCGACGCGGTAGGTCGGCAAAGAGGAGCGGGCCTAGGCGGAGGACACGATGAGAGGGAGCAAACACTTAATCAATTGCTGGTGGAGATGGATGGCTTCGGAGACAACGAAGGCATAATAATGATAGCAGCGACGAATAGGCCAGATATTTTGGACCCAGCGCTATTAAGACCGGGACGTTTTGACAGACAAGTAGTCGTAGGCAGACCTGACGTTAAAGGACGAGAAGAGATACTTAAGGTACACATTAAGGATAAGCCTTTGGAAGATGAGATTGAGCTTAGAACAATAGCAAAGAGCACCCCGGGATTTACAGGAGCCGATCTTGAAAACATTATGAACGAGTCAGCTTTGCTCGCTGCAAGAAAGCGAAAGAAGAAAATCGGAATGCAAGAGCTGGAAGAAGCAATCAAAAGGGTTATAGCCGGCCCGGAGAAGAAGAGCAGGCTTATCACTGAGCACGACAGAAAGATTACTGCAGTCCATGAAGCTGGACATGCAATAGTAATGAGGGTTCTTCCTAATTGTGATGAGGTTCATGAAATTTCGATTATACCGAGAGGGATGGCTGCGGGCTATACCCTGGCTTTACCTGAAAATGATAACAGCCATATATCTAAAGCAAAGTTGGCTGATGAAATTGCAGGTCTTTTGGGAGGACGTGCGGCAGAAAAAATCGTGCTTGACGATATCTGCACCGGTGCTACAAATGATATAGAGAGAGCAACAGAAATGGCAAGAAAGATGGTCACAGAGTTTGGCATGAGCGATTATCTAGGGCCAATGACTTTTGGGAGCAAACATGACGAGGTGTTTATCGGCAAAGATCTTGCGAGAAGCAGAAACTACAGCGAAGAGGTAGCGGCTGCTATTGACAAGGAGATAAGAACGATAATAGACAACGCCTATAAGAAAGCGCTAAAAATCCTAGAGGACAACAGAGACAAGCTGGAAAAAGTAAGCGAAGTCCTTCTGGAAAAAGAGACTATGAACAGCCTGGAGTTCAATGAGCTTTTCAGCGAGTAA
- a CDS encoding HAD hydrolase-like protein, whose amino-acid sequence MKYKGIVFDLDGTIIDSETGIAKAFQKALATKGMTDSLENIKSLIGPPLSRTIITKYGFSEKEGAEAMKEHKKYYISKGLFESSIYEGVKELLETLMDKNIVMMIATNKPETYAVTQMEHYGLSKYFHSIVGNDIPQKRGTKKDFIMEAIESAGIRAEDAVMVGDRNIDLEAAKEIGMDTIGVLYGYGSKEEIEGCMPTHLIDAPLEILGIVLG is encoded by the coding sequence ATGAAATACAAGGGGATAGTGTTCGATCTTGACGGAACCATAATTGATTCGGAAACAGGCATTGCAAAGGCTTTTCAAAAGGCGCTGGCCACAAAAGGGATGACAGACTCATTAGAAAATATCAAGAGCTTGATCGGCCCGCCTCTGAGCAGGACGATAATAACCAAGTACGGCTTCTCAGAAAAAGAAGGAGCCGAAGCGATGAAAGAACACAAAAAATACTATATTAGCAAAGGCTTGTTTGAAAGCAGTATCTACGAAGGGGTAAAAGAGCTTCTAGAGACATTGATGGATAAAAACATAGTAATGATGATTGCAACCAACAAGCCGGAAACATATGCGGTGACCCAGATGGAACATTACGGCTTAAGCAAGTATTTTCACAGCATCGTGGGAAATGATATTCCACAGAAGAGAGGAACCAAAAAAGACTTCATCATGGAAGCAATCGAAAGTGCCGGGATTAGAGCAGAGGATGCAGTGATGGTTGGTGACCGAAACATTGACCTTGAAGCTGCAAAGGAAATCGGCATGGATACGATAGGGGTGCTTTATGGATATGGATCAAAAGAAGAAATAGAAGGATGCATGCCCACGCACCTTATAGATGCACCTTTGGAAATTTTAGGCATTGTGTTGGGATAA
- a CDS encoding thioesterase family protein, whose translation MKIESMIGEELSVEIVVTEDDTAKSFGSGSIDVYATPKMVGLMENAALSLAQRGLDEGFSTVGTKVEVKHLAATPVGMKVTGKAKLVEVDRRRLLFEVEAFDEAEKIGEGIHERFIVDVEKFLGKTKNKGN comes from the coding sequence ATGAAAATCGAAAGCATGATTGGGGAAGAATTAAGCGTGGAAATAGTGGTGACTGAAGATGATACTGCCAAATCTTTCGGAAGTGGGAGCATAGATGTTTACGCCACTCCGAAAATGGTAGGCTTGATGGAAAACGCCGCCTTGTCATTGGCTCAACGGGGTTTGGACGAAGGGTTCAGCACGGTCGGAACAAAAGTTGAAGTTAAGCATCTGGCAGCCACTCCTGTTGGAATGAAAGTTACAGGAAAAGCTAAATTGGTGGAAGTGGACAGACGAAGGCTATTGTTTGAGGTTGAAGCTTTCGATGAAGCTGAAAAAATAGGTGAAGGAATTCACGAGAGGTTTATTGTAGATGTAGAAAAGTTTTTAGGAAAAACAAAAAACAAAGGCAACTAA
- a CDS encoding ECF transporter S component: protein MNRRKFSTTGRLTFMAVMLAMTIVFVMATVIPNFAVSMAVAMFLPTILTGLVLGAKSGMVMGALAGALTLFRALFMPLSPFDYFFIHPMVSIFPRMFIGVAASGAFYLLNEKLSLPDILSASISGALGMLTNTILVVTMLYVVHGQNMVEAMGGMGLITALGVLFASNGIIEMISAAIVVPILYKIFLQYNNR from the coding sequence ATGAATAGAAGGAAATTTTCTACTACTGGCAGATTGACCTTTATGGCGGTTATGCTCGCTATGACGATAGTGTTTGTAATGGCCACTGTGATACCTAACTTTGCGGTGAGCATGGCAGTGGCAATGTTTTTGCCCACGATACTGACGGGCTTGGTTTTAGGAGCCAAATCAGGCATGGTAATGGGTGCTTTGGCAGGGGCTCTAACTCTTTTCAGAGCGCTATTTATGCCTCTATCCCCCTTTGACTATTTTTTCATACATCCCATGGTGTCGATTTTCCCTAGGATGTTCATTGGGGTTGCGGCTTCTGGAGCCTTTTATCTGCTTAATGAAAAACTCAGCCTGCCGGATATTTTGTCTGCATCGATATCCGGAGCATTGGGTATGCTTACCAATACTATTTTGGTTGTGACTATGCTTTATGTAGTGCATGGACAAAATATGGTTGAAGCAATGGGAGGTATGGGCCTGATAACTGCCCTTGGCGTATTGTTTGCATCCAATGGCATAATAGAAATGATCAGCGCGGCAATAGTTGTGCCTATATTGTATAAGATATTTTTGCAATACAATAACAGATAG